The Primulina eburnea isolate SZY01 unplaced genomic scaffold, ASM2296580v1 ctg739_ERROPOS11973397, whole genome shotgun sequence sequence GGTGAAAACGTCTATCATTAATTACATAGAATCAAGCCAGTTCAAGAAGGAACCAGAAGGATTGCAACTGAGAGACCATTTGGATTCGAATGATTTTTTTTGATGTTCCATTTTTTGACATCTATTGATGTGCGGTTCATCTGATCAATCATGTGCCAATTAGTGTTGCTGGACTACTAGAACACGAAAGCCAAACGTCGGGAAATGTTACCTAATTTGACTACATCCTCTTGAATAATGGAGATCCTCCCAAATTTGAAGTGCTCCCAAAATTATACTCCATGACCAAAGAACACACAAAAGGGCGGTTgagaagattttttttttctttcgcaAATTCGTTGTTCTGAattgaatttttgtttttgcagCGGAGAGCATACGTATACTACTAGCAATTTTTTTTAGGAATTATCGAGCAATACATGTGGATTGTCAAACAAAATATGGAACTTTTCCGTTGTACTACAGCATTATGTAAAACAAGGTAGATCGAATCCCAATTTAGTTATTGtcgtacatcaatcaaatccaaCTGATATTTTGAGCTTCtctatttatttcaaatatttcttttggaacatataaatttcaagaaaaagtAACAAAAATGAGATACATTTGACTCGCTGCTACTGTCTGGATTGAGGGCTCTGTAGCTTGATTTGATGCTTCAATGTAATTATTCTTATCTATGGATACAATTTTATTCTTGTCGTGATCGTGCTTCGGCATATCGGACAATAAACAAGGCCTATTCCACAGTCACAACAGGTCTGGCCAAGAACGACAAAACCAAAACGATTCAAGATTGCATCATTCTTCGTGAAATAACCTCGTTATGTAGAGAGAAGTTGGCAATCTTTACCTGATGTCCACAGCCAAAAGCCATGTCTTTTGAGTGTCTCTTACAAATTGGACAACCCTGACAAAGAAACGAGTAAGATTAGAAATTCAAGAAACAAAACACTCAAATGTTGAAAACTCGACACCAAACAAGCATTCTACTCAGCTAGCTGTCCGTGTGCTCGACAAGTGATAACAATTGCCCTGCTAGGATTATGGTGAATCCATTACCTTGTTGTCATACATATTGCTCGATGGTGATTCATGGACAGAATAAAACAGAGTACTGTGCGGAAAACTGCTTGAACCATACGGCTTAAGTGAACTGCCGCTGGAAGAAACTCTGCCATGAGAAGGTGGCGGAAGAACAGCTCTGCTTGGAGGATTCCCAGTCTGATGGCTGAtacagaaaataaaaatacttCCAGTATTTTATCTCTATACTAGagtttcacacacacacacacacacacctacaTAAATGCAtacatgtgtgtgtgagtgtgtgtgtgcgcgtgAGTGAGAGAGAGAGCTACTACAATGTTTGATAAAGAATATCCAATCATTACCCGAGTATGTCGAGTTCTATGGTTGCAAGGTACTGAGAAGGTATTTCCATCAGGGCTGAGAGGGAAAATTCCGCCTCTTTTCTTGAATAATCAATGCTCTTTGACATGATATTTGTGAAATTGACTAACTAGGAAAAACGTAGGAATACGGAATAGTTTATCATTCCAGCAGAGTTTGCACTAAACATTTGATTTTTTATTACTATGAGGTTTGCTACCTGAAAATTGTCGAATGCTCTTGCTGGAATGTTTCATCGAATTCCTGCATGATGTCCCATGGGCCATCTCCAACTCCGACAAGGATAATCGGTAAGGGGTATTCACTGCTTTTGAACGTAAATTTAAGTATTATACTAACAGGAAAATGGTCTCATTTTGGTTTAATATTACCTAGCTTTTACTATAGCTTCAACGGTTTTCTTCTCCTGTGAGCTCAATTGACCTTTTGGTGTATCACTGCTTCTTGTCACCTACACGCACATTCATTCGTTATTACATGATCATGAATATTAATAACAACTAAGGATATTTCCCATAAGTCCTAGGCTTTTAATGCGCTTACTCCGAACATGAAATGCTAGTCGAGCACCTTGTAAATAGGATATGCATTTTTCAGGCATTCTGAGAATATCTGAACTTAACATTACATTCGAGGAGTTGAGAGGCAATTCATTCCAACAGTCTCTTACTGTGGCATCTTTCATAACAAGAACTTAAAGTGAATATAGTCAGTGTACCTGGCCATCTGCGATGATGAGTAAAACATGGTACTGGCCTCTCTACTTTCCTCAACAATGCTCATAGCCATTTCAATAACCGGTGCAAATGATGTTGGACCTGAAATCAATGTAGAATTTGTGACTACTCATCATGGAAGACTCAATACAACGAAATTAGTCCCTTTGAACTTAAGGTTTTCATAATTCATGCACGGTTTCGGTTATGCTCACTGGCTCTACTCTACCAAAAAAGGTGTGGATGCGAGCACCAGAAAGACGAACCTGAGGAACTAACTGGCGGTATCTGGTTAGCACCTCTTCGAATCCCTCACAAAACCTTGCGTCTGGATAAAAACTAAAGACATGTTGGTCGTGTGTCGATGCTGCAAGAAAAATTTGGACCGTCATTACAACTAAATGATCGTTTTCTTGTTGATTAGATATATCCCTCTTGAAACTTTACCATCTCCAAATCCAAAACATGGAATTAGGTTATCTTCATCAAAAGATGACAGGGTTTTCCCAATGATGGTTATGGCTTGTTCGTAGGGATTTTGGACATTCCCGAGATGATGCAAGCCATTCCGGTTAAAAGACTTGGCTCCTGGTTTTCATCAAAAGTTAGCATAATCCTATAAATTTTTCTGAAGGATTTGtcgaaaaatttatatatatgtttgaaGTTTTCAACCTGTCCACTCATTACTCTTTGTGAAATCAATACCAACAATTAGATTGGAAGACCCTAATCCCGACCGGGAGAGGGCAGCCGTTACCTGAGAAAaagtaaataattatttggtacTCCATTTATCGAGATGATGTGGATAGTTATTCGGAATAGAATGctgaattaaatttttttgagcAGAAGTtgccattttttttataaattatatatgcAATTTCATAATTTTTATAGATGTGACATGGATTAAGACAACCTAGCATAACCATTCAGTTGTCCTTGCACCGCTAAACCAATCAAATGGAACAAGAATTCCGCATGCAATTCAACACGATGGCCTAATTACCTGATCCAAAGTTTGGTAATTGTCATCAGTTCTTGAGAATTTCTTGTCCAGCCGGCGTTGTGGTGCAAGGGTCGACGGAGCATGGTGGTGCAGTGGGGTACAACACTGATGGTGGTGCAGAGCATGTTAGCCACTATCATCAAATGAAGATGAAAATGTTCTTGGAACTGAGCTTGTATTTCCCATTGATTATTACAGAAAATTTAGCTCCAAATTCAAAAACGAATCACAATTTGTTTGTAGCACAAACCGTAAAATTTGAGATGACATGTTATTAAATAACAtgtaaaatttgattttccTTGCAAGATTGGCGAAAGCTTATTGTTATCCAAGACTTTCCAAAAAATTTCTGATGATGAAATTTCGATAAAAAGGAATGTACGTGGATTTTACTTGCAttcaattaatttttgaaaaatagaaAACAAAAATCATAACTAACTTTTTTTTACAAGATAATTATGTGCATCATATATGTACATGGACGAGTTGACCGTAATTTTGGTCAACTAccattatatttattttgttaaaaaaaaaaagaaatttggaGGTGATACAGCCATATCGGATTATAGAAATATcggaaaaaaattaatttgttgTGCCAAAACTTTAAGTTAAATATAAATTAGTAGATTAATTTaaattcaaatcaaataaatttgtaTTAATTCATAGTTTATTCATTTTATCGAAATCGAAGAATTGAAATTGTAGGTTTcccatataaaatattaatgtcTGTCGCGTTTGGGATATTGTTATAATGATTTGTTTTAGCTATAATGAGACTAGATTTGCACCAAATGAGAAACAATTGGAAGGTGAGCGATCAACTCCTGCATTTGTTAGACAACGAATGATATCATGGTTTCTAGTTGGATATGAGAATGAGATGGGAAGCAAGGATTGTTGATGTCTCATTCTGGGTGCAGCTGCTCTTATCAGATGCATTGGCATCCCGAAGCAGGATGAGTTCGTCGTTCTGCTTGTGAGATGTAAGGGGGGAatccctctttttttttttgtgcaagACTTTGTACAGAGAGAAAATATTCCATAATTTGAAAGTAGCTATTACAAGCAAAAAAATTGTGCTAGtgtattttatatatgtttttaaaaaacataTGACCATAATCTTTTAATTCCAGGATGATTTCAATCCTATTAGGTACATTCTTAATTTGTGCAATCGTCCTCTAGTCTTGTGCGGTAAACTTTGTCCACTTTCTGTACCCAACTATGTCCCTTTCAGCTCGCGTGTTTTTCAAATTGTCCATTTATTGAATCGAATTTGACGCCAAATAATTTTGTTAATATGAGAGTTATCTAATGCtttcaaaaatataataaattataatcacAAACCGAATATTAGTTTAACGAAATTTAAACAAACACTAATACTTTTTTTAGCTTATGAGTGGAATCGAAATCCTTGTAAAAAATACGCGTAAATTTCCCCATGAAATAGAAAGATACCATCCAACGAGTGGCCACCATGGTTATTCTTCAGGTGTTTAAGCAGATGGAGAATGATATAGAAGTGTTCGGTCATTTATCGCAGATGGACCACAAAAGTCGAGACCCGCCGATGCTTAAATTAAAAACAGTACTCATCCTCATATCTCCTCTCGTGATCTTAGGATATCCACTGTTGGGCCAAGCGCACTTCCTCTCAGAGCTTTATAGGACCATGATTTACGAGCTGAACTCTGTTTCTGAGGACTATTTCCCCCAATTGTTGTACCCTCGAGGCATTCTTCCTCCATCTATTTCCTTGTGATGGTTGTACCATTTTAGCATTCTTTACAAAACTTGTTCTGTCAACTACTTGAAGCTTCTTGTTAGTTTTGCCCCAACCACTTTCTTGTGATACTTTTTCCTTTTTGGCATCTAGGGCCTCACTGATTTGGTCCCAAACGTTCAAATCCCCAGTTTCTAAAGGAAAAGACCCAGCCAGTGTCAAATCATCGAAGCACACAAGTCAGCAACTAAATTTATAATGCCGGAAAAGAAAAATACCTGCAGAAGGGGGTACTGTTTCTTCACTCTGGTTTAGTTCTCCAGTCTCTACAAACATGACAGTGTGGCTAAGTAGACCTCTTCAACCCTAGTTAACTGGATCTTCAACCTTAAAAATGAACCGTAGTATATACCTGTGCCGGATATCTCTGTTTGTGTATTGATGCGGCTAGATGACCCTGGTTTTGAAGCTTTTTTGTTGTCCAGAGGACCCTCACTCACCAAACTAGCATCTACATTAACTGAACCTAAATGTATTACTGAAAACAATTATAGAATTTAAACCACCCACCACACCCAGTCAACCCCAGACAAACCCATCAAGTTGACTGAAGAAATGCTTCATAAAGCTAAATACAAGTATCATACTGAAGGTTTATACTAGAGACAaatacttgtgtgagacggtctcacgggtcgtatttgtgagacggatctcttatttgggtcatccatgaaaaagtattattttttatgctaagagtactactttttattgtgaatatgggtagggttgacccgtctcacagattaagatccgtgagacggtctcacatgagactcgctcTATACTAGAATATAACCTGGTCATAAAGAAGACTGGCCTTGTCGAAGCGCTTTCGTGCCTCCTGCATAATAAACTTCATCAGCGAATAAATCTAACATATACATGTAAATATATGACTTCTAATTGTGAATTTTCTAATATAATCTTATTCATTTAACTTAGCAAATTAAATTGATAGGTTATATTAAGGgttttttttgtaattcattgtCCATCTTAAATGAATTTGGACATTAATACGTCTCCCTCTTTCTTTCCTAAATTTTatgccaaaaaaattatttatttacattttcttgttaatttaagttagcaaattaaattaataggTTTTAAGGGTTTTTTGTAATTCATATCCATCTTAAATGAATTTGGACATTAATACACATTCCTCTTTATTTTCTAAATTATATgcccaaaaaatatttatttacattTCTTACTCAATTTTTTAACAAGTTGATTTGTAAATATAAACTAATAATTAATAGTAATTAACCAAATGTTTAACACTTAAACAATATTGATCATTTTATATATGTCACAGGTAGCATGGaaccaaaaacaaaaataatccAAACCAAAGTTTATACTAGCCGTGAATAAGTGTTATGTTTTCTTAGATATCTGAAAGTAAAACAATGGGTAAATTACAATATTCTATTAtatctttaataatttaaaGTGTGATAAACCCCGTAATATtaacaaaaatttaattaatatgggataataaaacaataaaattattGTGAGTTgtgaataaatataattactcaAATCATCGACataaacttatgtgagacagtctcacggatcgtattttttgagacggatctttaatttgggtcatttatgaaaaaatattattttttatgctaagagtattacattttattgtgaatatcggtggggttgacccgtctcacagataaagattctcACAACGAGTAGGTTTCttttgagacggatctttaatttgggtcatttatgaaaaaaaatattactttttatgctaagagtattacattttattgcgAATATCGGTGgtgttgacccatctcacagataaagattcgtgagaccgtctcataagaaaCCTACTGGTTGTAATATCGTTATATCCATGAATGAGCTTATTTTTCCCACACATATTACTAATAAAACATAGATATTCAAACAGCCTGAGTATTATTTATTCTATCCATTAATTACTACGTGGCAATATCCGGAATGAAACCCAATATTTTGTTTAACGTATACATATGCATAACACAATCCATGCCTCACTACTCAACAATAATATATACGTTATTATTGTATACCCTCACAcattaaaatcatggtaatgCTAACTACCACACTTTGGATCAACTTAATTATAGTCCATATGAACCATTTTCGGTTATCAAAAGGTAATAAAGCCATatctattatctattattattattattacttattactattataaatatatgagtttgaattgtgaatttacatttATATCCTTAtcttcattaaataatattctttAATACATATCACtttgtttgttttgttttcatttattaattaattgaatttaaactaaattgaagaaaaatgaaatttagcatctattttttgtgatgaaatttgcaatccattttttaaaaaaacttatatctataatgaaattcaaaatgataacaatattaaatatatgtttttgtttgtttttccaAGCTATTAATGACTTCTAAAatc is a genomic window containing:
- the LOC140822183 gene encoding uncharacterized protein — translated: MGSVNVDASLVSEGPLDNKKASKPGSSSRINTQTEISGTETGELNQSEETVPPSAETGDLNVWDQISEALDAKKEKVSQESGWGKTNKKLQVVDRTSFVKNAKMVQPSQGNRWRKNASRVQQLGEIVLRNRVQLVNHGPIKL